One window of the Esox lucius isolate fEsoLuc1 chromosome 8, fEsoLuc1.pri, whole genome shotgun sequence genome contains the following:
- the suco gene encoding SUN domain-containing ossification factor isoform X2: MKRLRVLVCLIAALLCWYPSSHVLCSEHGSSGPGVFSGGSSPPERHHDHEQSLGTERKMEEESRTHTHTSYDVGLEAEKAALDEPNTHNTEQNVNQQEPVVADVWSPPERHSDPGTPAAEPHTHTDTDLQTNRRTHTHTDSEPDIQPPPLQDQGPPLSSPPPWVDEPAEGQASTDPSPAPAPCGEPLADPSPAPAQTSSEPLATHSTAPAQTSSEPLATPSPALAETPREPSADRSPAPATEAPQQTPTSELPAAAPASSIEVARSDPAVEDPPVKVASAEAGSYLEVASAGSNSSLEANVSAEHSDSQCGGIPHNLATQTPPFGSPPASGVGDPLESQTEPGQVQATPGSYADVQEPDLGQPELDQGGDTSHRHQDMDQEAQVEGQAVDSGGRETDPSVPSKEDIPTFDEWKKQVMEVEKEKTLSLHTSTSGSQPVKKVQKNFKNNYASVECGAKILSANTEAKSTSAILMENMDLYMLNPCSNKIWFVIELCEPIQVKQLDVANFELFSSTPKDFLVSISDRYPTNKWVKLGTFHARDERTVQSFPLDEQLYAKYVKMFIKYIKVELISHFGSEHFCPLSLIRVFGTSMVEEYEEIADSQYPSERLEYLEEDYDYPPGYLPSEDKGSKNLLGSATNAILNMVNNIAANVLGGKPEGGSQIEANASSQSQNETEGNKEVLLTPTPTTPPQVVETVDPDRPAPQDVQEIPSSPSTSPGPSLSEDIQIVTLVEDEEEEPPLSTVTLMEEEGDDEAGEQEEQWVRESQLYCPLPSSVPPLSPFSCVATLPELLRRWCNARLARERQNGLRKRRKGSPAETPEDTPLNIQVPVPDHTQDAPPSTDTDADTEPSLQSQNEEVPSTNQHHYTQPTDNPTLEPVIVLEPSQTSTLPTDSFSHTSLSKPTPTQEETPPASSLDDPAAALQGAPVQETQQASTLTPTPPPHPSASETASLDAPQPLLKEQPLPTASRPADIPPPTEHPVPQPDTHTEPHTARAGPDSGDLQGQGELGESSPQPTEHLRGDESVEDLLLSIPVNANGQLHRTATDFYAELQSAGEYVGGNGGLNIHSSSQKESVFMRLNNRIKALEMNMSLSSRYLEELSQRYRKQMEEMQRAFNKTIIKLQNTSRIAEEQDQRQTESIQMLQGQLENITKLMINLTVTVSQLQREVSDRQSYLVVSLFLCLCLGLLLCLQCCKTSTTHPITHTTANHYPSPKRCFSSYDDMSLKRRVACPLVRSKSFTFPTSEGPDDLYIVEPLRFSPEKKKKRCKLKTTLSAPSSPLANGGLKCNGLPHHPLLPSPPPAPLVEDASCKEFRFPSESSSSCSSSTHSEESYISRGLPLSSAPVLCNGHAPLHSKRSVKRRRSRQAELQFSSRQVVGAAVNSLPSLQQLIKGSKEIHVGTIGATVTTGDI, encoded by the exons GTACCCCTCAAGTCATGTGCTTTGTTCAGAGCATGGCTCGTCAGGTCCAGGTGTGTTTAGTGGGGGCAGTAGCCCCCCAGAGCGTCATCACGACCATGAGCAGAGCCTCGGGACTGAACGCAAG ATGGAGGAGGAGtcgaggacacacacacacacctcctacGACGTGGGTCTGGAGGCGGAGAAAGCTGCACTAGATGAGCCTAATACGCACAACACTGAACAG AATGTGAATCAACAGGAGCCGGTAGTGGCGGATGTCTGGTCCCCCCCAGAACGGCACTCAGATCCTGGAACGCCTGCTGctgagccacacacacacactgacacagacctGCAAACAAACCgtcgcacacacactcacacggaCTCAGAGCCCGACATCCAACCCCCACCCCTACAGGACCAGGGACCTCCACTGTCCTCCCCCCCACCATGGGTTGATgaaccggcggagggacaggccTCCACAGACCCCAGCCCAGCCCCCGCCCCCTGTGGTGAACCCCTGGCAGACCCCAGCCCAGCCCCTGCCCAGACCTCCAGTGAACCCCTGGCAACCCACAGCACAGCCCCTGCCCAGACCTCCAGTGAACCCCTGGCAACCCCCAGCCCAGCTCTGGCCGAAACCCCCCGTGAACCCTCGGCGGACCGCAGCCCAGCCCCGGCTACAGAAGCCCCCCAACAAACACCTACCTCTGAGCTCCCTGCTGCAGCCCCCGCCAG TTCAATAGAAGTTGCCAGATCTGATCCCGCAGTAGAGGATCCCCCTGTAAAGGTTGCCAGTGCTGAAGCCGGTTCCTATTTAGAGGTTGCCAGTGCTGGATCTAATTCCTCTCTAGAGGCCAATGTTTCTGCTGAGCACTCTGACTCTCAGTGCGGGGGGATTCCCCACAACCTGGCAACCCAAACCCCTCCCTTTGGCAGCCCACCTGCAAG CGGTGTTGGTGACCCCTTAGAAAGCCAGACAGAACCGGGTCAGGTCCAGGCTACTCCAGGCTCTTATGCTGACGTCCAGGAGCCGGACCTAGGTCAGCCGGAGTTGGACCAGGGAGGAGACACCTCCCACAGGCACCAAGACATGGACCAAGAAGCACAG GTGGAGGGTCAGGCAGTGGATTCCGGCGGTCGGGAGACAGACCCCTCAGTGCCCAGTAAAGAGGACATCCCGACCTTTGACGAGTGGAAGAAACAagtcatggaggtggaaaaagaGAAGA ctcTGTCGCTCCACACCTCCACCAGCGGCAGCCAACCTGTGAAGAAGGTGCAGAAAAACTTCAAAAACAACTACGCTTCCGTGGAGTGTGGAGCCAAGATACTGTCAGCTAACACAGAGGCCAAG AGTACCTCAGCCATCCTGATGGAGAACATGGACCTTTACATGCTGAACCCTTGTAGTAACAAGATCTG GTTTGTGATAGAGCTGTGTGAGCCTATTCAGGTGAAACAATTGGACGTCGCTAACTTTGAACTTTTCTCCTCAACACCTAAGGACTTCCTGGTCTCAATCAGTGACAG ATATCCCACCAACAAGTGGGTAAAGTTGGGAACGTTTCATGCCCGTGACGAGCGCACTGTCCAGAGCTTCCCATTGGACGAACAACTCTACGCCAAATACGTCAAG ATGTTCATCAAGTACATAAAG GTGGAGCTCATCTCCCACTTTGGATCAGAACACTTCTGTCCACTTAGCCTCATCAG GGTTTTTGGCACCAGTATGGTGGAGGAGTATGAGGAGATTGCAGATTCCCAGTACCCATCAGAGAGACTGGAGTACCTGGAGGAGGACTATG ATTATCCCCCAGGATACCTGCCCTCTGAAGACAAGGGGTCTAAAAACCTGCTGGGGTCTGCCACga ATGCTATTCTCAACATGGTCAACAACATAGCAGCCAACGTTCTGGGAGGCAAGCCCGAGGGAGGGTCACAAATAGAAG CTAACGCATCATCACAGTCCCAGAACGAGACCGAAGGCAACAAGGAGGTGCTGCTGACCCCAACCCCAACCACCCCTCCTCAAGT gGTGGAGACCGTGGACCCAGACCGCCCCGCTCCCCAGGATGTCCAAGAGATCCCCAGCTCCCCCTCGACCTCCCCCGGGCCGTCCCTCTCAGAGGATATCCAGATTGTGACTCTGGtggaagatgaggaagaggagcccCCGCTGTCCACTGTCACtctgatggaggaagagggggatgaTGAAGCGGGAGAGCAGGAGGAGCAGTGGGTGAGGGAGAGCCAGCTGTACTGCCCCCTgccctcctctgtccctcccctctcccccttctcctgCGTGGCCACCCTGCCGGAGCTGCTGCGGCGCTGGTGTAACGCCCGGCTCGCCCGGGAGAGACAGAATGGCCTCcgcaagaggaggaaaggctCCCCTGCTGAAACCCCCGAGGACACCCCCCTCAACATACAGGTCCCCGTCCCTGACCACACCCAGGACGCTCCCCCAAGCACGGACACAGACGCTGATACCGAGCCATCGCTCCAGTCCCAAAACGAGGAAGTACCCTCCACAAACCAGCACCATTACACCCAACCCACAGACAATCCTACCCTGGAACCCGTCATCGTGCTGGAGCCCAGCCAGACCTCCACCCTGCCCACAGACAGCTTCTCACACACCTCCCTGTCCAAGCCCACCCCCACCCAGGAGGAAACTCCTCCGGCCTCCAGCCTAGATGACCCCGCTGCAGCCCTGCAGGGCGCCCCCGTCCAGGAGACCCAGCAGGCAAGCACCCTTACCCCCACCCCTCCGCCTCACCCCTCGGCCTCCGAGACAGCCTCCCTGGACGCCCCTCAACCCCTCCTGAAGGAGCAGCCTCTGCCTACCGCCTCCAGACCAGCAGACATCCCCCCTCCCACCGAGCACCCGGTCCCCCAGCCGGACACCCACACTGAGCCACACACCGCCAGGGCTGGGCCAGACAGCGGAGACCTCCAGGGCCAGGGGGAGCTCGGCGAGTCCTCACCCCAGCCAACAGAGCACCTACGTGGGGACGAGTCCGTGGAGGACCTGCTTCTCAGCATCCCGGTGAACGCTAATGGACAGTTACACCGAACGGCAACAGACTTCTATGCTGAGCTGCAGAGTGCGGGGGAGTACGTGGGAGGGAACGGAGGGCTGAACATCCACAGCTCCAGTCAGAAGGAGAGTGTGTTCATGAGGTTGAACAACCGCATCAAAGCACTGGAGATGAACATGTCACTCAGTAGCAGATACCTGGAGGAACTCAGCcaaag gtatCGTAAGCAGATGGAGGAGATGCAGAGAGCTTTCAACAAAACCATCATCAAGCTACAGAACACGTCCCGCATCGCTGAGGAGCAG GaccagaggcagacagagtCCATCCAGATGTTGCAAGGCCAGCTGGAGAACATAACCAAGCTGATGATCAACCTCACCGTGACAGTCTCCCAGTTACAGAGAGAG GTCTCTGACCGACAGAGTTACCTGGTGGTATCATTgttcctgtgtctctgtctgggcCTGCTGCTCTGTCTGCAGTGCTGCAAGACCTCTACCACacaccccatcacacacaccacagccaACCACTATCCCAGCCCCAagag GTGCTTCTCCTCCTATGATGACATGAGTCTGAAGCGGAGGGTAGCGTGTCCTCTGGTACGCTCCAAGTCCTTCACGTTTCCTACGTCAGAAG GCCCCGATGACCTTTACATTGTTGAACCTTTAAGGTTctcgccagagaaaaag AAGAAACGATGTAAACTGAAGACAACCCTGTCTGCTCCCTCTTCTCCTTTGGCTAACGGGGGACTCAAATGCAATGGCCTCCCCCACCAC
- the suco gene encoding SUN domain-containing ossification factor isoform X3, which yields MKRLRVLVCLIAALLCWYPSSHVLCSEHGSSGPGVFSGGSSPPERHHDHEQSLGTERKMEEESRTHTHTSYDVGLEAEKAALDEPNTHNTEQNVNQQEPVVADVWSPPERHSDPGTPAAEPHTHTDTDLQTNRRTHTHTDSEPDIQPPPLQDQGPPLSSPPPWVDEPAEGQASTDPSPAPAPCGEPLADPSPAPAQTSSEPLATHSTAPAQTSSEPLATPSPALAETPREPSADRSPAPATEAPQQTPTSELPAAAPASSIEVARSDPAVEDPPVKVASAEAGSYLEVASAGSNSSLEANVSAEHSDSQCGGIPHNLATQTPPFGSPPASGVGDPLESQTEPGQVQATPGSYADVQEPDLGQPELDQGGDTSHRHQDMDQEAQVEGQAVDSGGRETDPSVPSKEDIPTFDEWKKQVMEVEKEKTLSLHTSTSGSQPVKKVQKNFKNNYASVECGAKILSANTEAKSTSAILMENMDLYMLNPCSNKIWFVIELCEPIQVKQLDVANFELFSSTPKDFLVSISDRYPTNKWVKLGTFHARDERTVQSFPLDEQLYAKYVKVELISHFGSEHFCPLSLIRVFGTSMVEEYEEIADSQYPSERLEYLEEDYDYPPGYLPSEDKGSKNLLGSATNAILNMVNNIAANVLGGKPEGGSQIEANASSQSQNETEGNKEVLLTPTPTTPPQVVETVDPDRPAPQDVQEIPSSPSTSPGPSLSEDIQIVTLVEDEEEEPPLSTVTLMEEEGDDEAGEQEEQWVRESQLYCPLPSSVPPLSPFSCVATLPELLRRWCNARLARERQNGLRKRRKGSPAETPEDTPLNIQVPVPDHTQDAPPSTDTDADTEPSLQSQNEEVPSTNQHHYTQPTDNPTLEPVIVLEPSQTSTLPTDSFSHTSLSKPTPTQEETPPASSLDDPAAALQGAPVQETQQASTLTPTPPPHPSASETASLDAPQPLLKEQPLPTASRPADIPPPTEHPVPQPDTHTEPHTARAGPDSGDLQGQGELGESSPQPTEHLRGDESVEDLLLSIPVNANGQLHRTATDFYAELQSAGEYVGGNGGLNIHSSSQKESVFMRLNNRIKALEMNMSLSSRYLEELSQRYRKQMEEMQRAFNKTIIKLQNTSRIAEEQDQRQTESIQMLQGQLENITKLMINLTVTVSQLQREVSDRQSYLVVSLFLCLCLGLLLCLQCCKTSTTHPITHTTANHYPSPKRCFSSYDDMSLKRRVACPLVRSKSFTFPTSEVGPDDLYIVEPLRFSPEKKKKRCKLKTTLSAPSSPLANGGLKCNGLPHHPLLPSPPPAPLVEDASCKEFRFPSESSSSCSSSTHSEESYISRGLPLSSAPVLCNGHAPLHSKRSVKRRRSRQAELQFSSRQVVGAAVNSLPSLQQLIKGSKEIHVGTIGATVTTGDI from the exons GTACCCCTCAAGTCATGTGCTTTGTTCAGAGCATGGCTCGTCAGGTCCAGGTGTGTTTAGTGGGGGCAGTAGCCCCCCAGAGCGTCATCACGACCATGAGCAGAGCCTCGGGACTGAACGCAAG ATGGAGGAGGAGtcgaggacacacacacacacctcctacGACGTGGGTCTGGAGGCGGAGAAAGCTGCACTAGATGAGCCTAATACGCACAACACTGAACAG AATGTGAATCAACAGGAGCCGGTAGTGGCGGATGTCTGGTCCCCCCCAGAACGGCACTCAGATCCTGGAACGCCTGCTGctgagccacacacacacactgacacagacctGCAAACAAACCgtcgcacacacactcacacggaCTCAGAGCCCGACATCCAACCCCCACCCCTACAGGACCAGGGACCTCCACTGTCCTCCCCCCCACCATGGGTTGATgaaccggcggagggacaggccTCCACAGACCCCAGCCCAGCCCCCGCCCCCTGTGGTGAACCCCTGGCAGACCCCAGCCCAGCCCCTGCCCAGACCTCCAGTGAACCCCTGGCAACCCACAGCACAGCCCCTGCCCAGACCTCCAGTGAACCCCTGGCAACCCCCAGCCCAGCTCTGGCCGAAACCCCCCGTGAACCCTCGGCGGACCGCAGCCCAGCCCCGGCTACAGAAGCCCCCCAACAAACACCTACCTCTGAGCTCCCTGCTGCAGCCCCCGCCAG TTCAATAGAAGTTGCCAGATCTGATCCCGCAGTAGAGGATCCCCCTGTAAAGGTTGCCAGTGCTGAAGCCGGTTCCTATTTAGAGGTTGCCAGTGCTGGATCTAATTCCTCTCTAGAGGCCAATGTTTCTGCTGAGCACTCTGACTCTCAGTGCGGGGGGATTCCCCACAACCTGGCAACCCAAACCCCTCCCTTTGGCAGCCCACCTGCAAG CGGTGTTGGTGACCCCTTAGAAAGCCAGACAGAACCGGGTCAGGTCCAGGCTACTCCAGGCTCTTATGCTGACGTCCAGGAGCCGGACCTAGGTCAGCCGGAGTTGGACCAGGGAGGAGACACCTCCCACAGGCACCAAGACATGGACCAAGAAGCACAG GTGGAGGGTCAGGCAGTGGATTCCGGCGGTCGGGAGACAGACCCCTCAGTGCCCAGTAAAGAGGACATCCCGACCTTTGACGAGTGGAAGAAACAagtcatggaggtggaaaaagaGAAGA ctcTGTCGCTCCACACCTCCACCAGCGGCAGCCAACCTGTGAAGAAGGTGCAGAAAAACTTCAAAAACAACTACGCTTCCGTGGAGTGTGGAGCCAAGATACTGTCAGCTAACACAGAGGCCAAG AGTACCTCAGCCATCCTGATGGAGAACATGGACCTTTACATGCTGAACCCTTGTAGTAACAAGATCTG GTTTGTGATAGAGCTGTGTGAGCCTATTCAGGTGAAACAATTGGACGTCGCTAACTTTGAACTTTTCTCCTCAACACCTAAGGACTTCCTGGTCTCAATCAGTGACAG ATATCCCACCAACAAGTGGGTAAAGTTGGGAACGTTTCATGCCCGTGACGAGCGCACTGTCCAGAGCTTCCCATTGGACGAACAACTCTACGCCAAATACGTCAAG GTGGAGCTCATCTCCCACTTTGGATCAGAACACTTCTGTCCACTTAGCCTCATCAG GGTTTTTGGCACCAGTATGGTGGAGGAGTATGAGGAGATTGCAGATTCCCAGTACCCATCAGAGAGACTGGAGTACCTGGAGGAGGACTATG ATTATCCCCCAGGATACCTGCCCTCTGAAGACAAGGGGTCTAAAAACCTGCTGGGGTCTGCCACga ATGCTATTCTCAACATGGTCAACAACATAGCAGCCAACGTTCTGGGAGGCAAGCCCGAGGGAGGGTCACAAATAGAAG CTAACGCATCATCACAGTCCCAGAACGAGACCGAAGGCAACAAGGAGGTGCTGCTGACCCCAACCCCAACCACCCCTCCTCAAGT gGTGGAGACCGTGGACCCAGACCGCCCCGCTCCCCAGGATGTCCAAGAGATCCCCAGCTCCCCCTCGACCTCCCCCGGGCCGTCCCTCTCAGAGGATATCCAGATTGTGACTCTGGtggaagatgaggaagaggagcccCCGCTGTCCACTGTCACtctgatggaggaagagggggatgaTGAAGCGGGAGAGCAGGAGGAGCAGTGGGTGAGGGAGAGCCAGCTGTACTGCCCCCTgccctcctctgtccctcccctctcccccttctcctgCGTGGCCACCCTGCCGGAGCTGCTGCGGCGCTGGTGTAACGCCCGGCTCGCCCGGGAGAGACAGAATGGCCTCcgcaagaggaggaaaggctCCCCTGCTGAAACCCCCGAGGACACCCCCCTCAACATACAGGTCCCCGTCCCTGACCACACCCAGGACGCTCCCCCAAGCACGGACACAGACGCTGATACCGAGCCATCGCTCCAGTCCCAAAACGAGGAAGTACCCTCCACAAACCAGCACCATTACACCCAACCCACAGACAATCCTACCCTGGAACCCGTCATCGTGCTGGAGCCCAGCCAGACCTCCACCCTGCCCACAGACAGCTTCTCACACACCTCCCTGTCCAAGCCCACCCCCACCCAGGAGGAAACTCCTCCGGCCTCCAGCCTAGATGACCCCGCTGCAGCCCTGCAGGGCGCCCCCGTCCAGGAGACCCAGCAGGCAAGCACCCTTACCCCCACCCCTCCGCCTCACCCCTCGGCCTCCGAGACAGCCTCCCTGGACGCCCCTCAACCCCTCCTGAAGGAGCAGCCTCTGCCTACCGCCTCCAGACCAGCAGACATCCCCCCTCCCACCGAGCACCCGGTCCCCCAGCCGGACACCCACACTGAGCCACACACCGCCAGGGCTGGGCCAGACAGCGGAGACCTCCAGGGCCAGGGGGAGCTCGGCGAGTCCTCACCCCAGCCAACAGAGCACCTACGTGGGGACGAGTCCGTGGAGGACCTGCTTCTCAGCATCCCGGTGAACGCTAATGGACAGTTACACCGAACGGCAACAGACTTCTATGCTGAGCTGCAGAGTGCGGGGGAGTACGTGGGAGGGAACGGAGGGCTGAACATCCACAGCTCCAGTCAGAAGGAGAGTGTGTTCATGAGGTTGAACAACCGCATCAAAGCACTGGAGATGAACATGTCACTCAGTAGCAGATACCTGGAGGAACTCAGCcaaag gtatCGTAAGCAGATGGAGGAGATGCAGAGAGCTTTCAACAAAACCATCATCAAGCTACAGAACACGTCCCGCATCGCTGAGGAGCAG GaccagaggcagacagagtCCATCCAGATGTTGCAAGGCCAGCTGGAGAACATAACCAAGCTGATGATCAACCTCACCGTGACAGTCTCCCAGTTACAGAGAGAG GTCTCTGACCGACAGAGTTACCTGGTGGTATCATTgttcctgtgtctctgtctgggcCTGCTGCTCTGTCTGCAGTGCTGCAAGACCTCTACCACacaccccatcacacacaccacagccaACCACTATCCCAGCCCCAagag GTGCTTCTCCTCCTATGATGACATGAGTCTGAAGCGGAGGGTAGCGTGTCCTCTGGTACGCTCCAAGTCCTTCACGTTTCCTACGTCAGAAG TAGGCCCCGATGACCTTTACATTGTTGAACCTTTAAGGTTctcgccagagaaaaag AAGAAACGATGTAAACTGAAGACAACCCTGTCTGCTCCCTCTTCTCCTTTGGCTAACGGGGGACTCAAATGCAATGGCCTCCCCCACCAC